Genomic DNA from Nyctibius grandis isolate bNycGra1 chromosome Z, bNycGra1.pri, whole genome shotgun sequence:
AGCTCTCAGGCAAGGCCAGCAACACAGCCCAAAAGAGCTCCAGATTCCTGAACAACTTGCCCATGTTGGTGGTGTTGGACAGCAATGCCCACTTCTCTCCTGATTCCTACAGTCCCCTATCCCCTTCTACTCAAGAAAGATTACATGATACTGCATTTAGGGAAAGGCTTATGGGAAAATGCCTAAAGTAAATGCATCAGGGATATACACACATTAGAAAAAAGAAGCCACACACAACTAGAATATCtcaagacaggaaaaaacttcttcctGTTGTTCTTGAAGCTCTtaactccttcctcctctttgccAACTGCAGTCCTGAGTAATGAATGTCTGCCAGATCTGGGTGGCAGCTTCCTCAGACCCTTTCCTTGTGCTTCACATTAGCCAGCTTGACTGTTTCCTGCTCAGAGGCAGGTGGAGAAGGCTCATCATGACATCCAATCATCAGCTGATAGACTATCACTCCTGCAATGGCCCCAAGGAAAGGAGCAACAATTGGAACCCACCACCACTGTTTACCAGTCctggaaaacaagaagaaaacgCACAAGGTAAGAACTGCTGCCTACACATTAGGATATTCATATTTGGATCTGAAACAATGCAAGATCTGGTCATCTCCAAACATCACCATTGGCTTGCAAAAGACAACAATACCCACATGTCTGCAGCAATTTCCAAGGCAGATATTGGCCCTCACTGCAAGATCAGGTGACAAGCAATTCAGAACAGCTACTTACAGGACTTCCAAGACTGTCTGTCCACcaagaaaggagagaagcaaTTGCAGTGGCTGAACGAGGCACCTTCACTTCCCTCCCACTGCTTGCAGGAAAGCATCCCTTGACAGCACATAGTCTGTACTGCTCATGTCTCTCAATTTTCTCCAGCAACAATAAAATCCAAGTATAAAAATTGCCTTACATTTTCTACCACTAAAAAATTATGATAGTCTCATGTTCAAGGTGCACCTGAACTTCTCATGGATGCTCTTAGATTTCCTCCCTGATAGCAAAGTTAGGTCATTTGCTCTCACTGATGGAAACTGCCAAGCTTCTACAATTTCTTAAGAAATCAGAGCAGGGCAAAGAGTGtctcttaaaaatgtttatagaaTCCAAAGATACCTCATGGTCACTAAGACTCTTTATGATGCCAGAGCTACTACCTACTTggatttgtaatttttttccccttgatgCACAAAGTTTTCACTGGCAAGCACTTACCAGAACACTTCAGTGCCCCAGCCGGCGATGGCTGTGAAGAGACGAGGCCCAAAGTCCCTGGCAGGGTTGACAGCATAGCCAGAGTTGAAGCCCATGGATGTTCCAATAACGAGGACAACAAAGCCAACTGTGAAAGCCTCCAGCCCCGTGGGGACAGGGTTGTTGAAGGGATCAACAATAGCCAAGACACAAACAATCAGGGAAGCTGTGCCAATGaactggggagggaggaggaagaggaaaaatttaattcagattaattttttaaccAAGTTATTTAACTCCTCTGAAGTCCCATGCATTTAGGACTCATTCTCCAAACTGAAAGAGCTGCACCCACAGCATTACCAGGCCACAGTAGGCTGAGCACCCACAGGAAAGGGAGAGTGGAACATGGTCCTCCTGGCAGCCCACAGGCTCGATCAAGCCCACACCTTTTTCCCTAACCACAGAAGAGCTATGAACAACTGTTTGAGCAGCCAGAAAAGCTGAAGACATCTTCCTGAACATGCTTCCAACCTGCCACACCTGGGTGGCTGCTGTCCCTTTGTGGCTGACAGCAACTTTAAGGAGAAGACAGTCACCTCCAACATCAACAACCACTCCACACCCAGTTGAACTCCAGACTGTGCAATAGCCATAGTAGTACAGTGGGAGTGAGGAAGAGCCATTCTTCCTCATGCTGTTGCTCTTCAGGGGCCGAGACCAAGTGGTATCCTTTTCACTGGTGTCCTTGTCAGTCTTGTGTGACCGGTTAATCCCCTTAACACTACCCTTCTTTCTGTAAGGGTACTTTCTGGCTCTGCTCTTCCTATGGACTAGTGAGATACCTGTGTCAGCTCTAAACCTTTGTGGATACCTTCTCTTTAAATGTAAATTCATTCTCTAACTAAAGGAGAGGCCCAGAACCATCCCAAAAGATTCCTCTTCAAATGCACCTTCATCCTCCTAGCACCCTCTTACCTGGTCAAAGAATCCATTCACGGTGTTCAGATGCTGAGACGGGTAGGTGGCAAAGATACCAGCAGTGCCATTCTGTCCTGTCACATACAGCTGGTTGCTGCCAAAAGCCCAGATGGCATCtagaggggcagggaggagaaaggtaGAGAGGTCAGTCATTTTCCAACATGCACCAGAAAGAGGACCCTGCTTGGAAGATGACTAAAATGTAGGCTTCATAGAGCTATGAATTTTGAGACAGAATTCCCTGAGCACCTCATTGCTATGTGTTGCAAAACCATTTGCTGTAGAGCAGTCATTTGGGAAACAGAGTGTGATCCACCATAGCATTTTCCCAGTCAGGCTCAGATGCAGATGGTCTCAGTCTCTGTTCCTAATATTTCTTGTTTACCAGGCATCAGGAAAAAGTTAGAGCTAAAAAGTAAACACTAAGCTGACTCCAAATCTCTCCCCAAAAGTACCCAAATGCTTGTGGTATCAGTCCTGGTGTCAAGACATGAGATATTGCTATGGATCTGATCTTCAGCAAACAGGATTTGGGCTAATCTTGCCCTTTCCTCTAAGCCAATACACAAATAGTTTCACCTCTCAGCATTGTCTCGTAGAGCAGTCAGCCCCTTGCCTACCACTATGTAGAAGCTGGATAACTAACCAAGGTGGGCTGTCTAGATTCCCTCCATggtcagtggagagaaaaacagacactTTCTGAAGTTAGCTTTTCCCATGGTTTAGGCAGCTAAGATGGGATCAACTCTTTTGAAGAAGAGACTTCAGCCCACCAGCTAGGAAGGTAACTGATGTTGAACTGGAGTACTGATGTTTACAGAGATAAAGGTAGGTCCCCCTGCTTCTTTCTAAAGTGAAAAGCAGTGGGTGCTAGTGCCCAGGTGTCAGTTTCCTCCCTTTGGGTGGAAGCTACAGTGACCCAGATGTTCTGCTCAGCTACAGGGAACTGCTCCTATTGCCAGAAACAAACATCAGGAGGCAAACTCTGAGGCAAAAATGTCACCCTTGATATTAGAGGAAGAGCAATTTCCAGCACAAAGAGTCAGTTCTTTCCCACTGAATATTGCCCTGTGATGAAAAACATCACTCCAGAGGAACAGATGTATGAGGAACTGGATTTCTAGGATGCTTTCCAAGGCATAGTATCACTCTGATAGGGCAGCAAAAACTGCTAGAAGTCCCATTGTCTGGAAGCTAACATGAGACAATGCAGAAGACATCCATAGTGAagtctttactttttttttttttaaaccaagaaagagaaagcagttcTGGAACAACGCACAAATATAAATCTCCATTACTAGTAGTGTTTCATCAGCATTTCTGACAGTACTGTTTTAATCCATATAGTACCTACAAGAGGGGCCATCCAGTGGTCCGTCTTACAGTGATCATTACTCAAGGACAAAGACTCGCACATTAACAATGCTGGTTGGCCTTCAGATTGATTTGAACCCGTCATTGTCATGATAACAGGGAAACCCTCCCAGAAACACGTGTGATAAACCTCCTTACTCTCTGCACTGCAAGAAAATGCTTCTCTCTGATTTGAGAACCAGCCTCTCTGTAGTGAGGCATGAAGAGCATCCATCTCAACCCAACAAATACAGCAAGTTTCTGCACTTACCATAATACAGCCCAAAGACTATGCCAGCTCCCAGGAAAGCCCCCAGGGTTTGGGCCAGGGCATAAATTGGTAGCTTGATCCAGGGCTCCCGGGCCAAGAAGCACATAGCAAAAGTGACAGCCGGGTTCAGATGTCCACCTGCAGAGAAGCTGGTGGTTATTGCACTTTTACAGGCAGAACTTGGGTCCCAGAGATGAGCCAAGGGACACTGGTTTCCATACCAGTGCCACGTAGGAAAAGCACAGACATCTAGGCCTGCACAACAGTTGTCATAAGTGAAATCCAGCCCACACAGAGCCACGACGTACCCGATACCTGTCCTGCGATCAAAATGCCGAGCGTCACAGCGAAGCCAAAAGCCAGGTTAACAGTCAGGAAACCTCCATGAGTCCCTCTGCTGAGGACGATCTGCGCAACAGAGCCACAGCCAAACAGctaggaggagaagaagaaattgaaattaACCGCTGTTTCACATCAGGGCCAGTTGCTGACCAGTGCCTGCAACTGCTCCAATTACACTTGCATCCACCATCACAGCCCACCCATGACTCAAAGACTTCAAAGCTTCAACCTTCAGTCAAAGTATCTATCTATGTGTTATCTCCAGGgacagcagggaaggagaaaggacaCAGAACAAGCCTATCTCCTGGcaggaggaaacaaaaccagGGCCAAAATCAAAAGTAAGACCAGACCACGCTTCACATCTCCAGGAGACTGGAGGTCTTTGTCCAACCATCTGATTTTCAGGTGGGAGGTGAGAAGAATCATCCAGACAGCACCCTGGACCAAGGTATTTAGAGTGCAACTGTTCAGATGAGGTATCTGAGTACTTTTGTGTTaaaaaggctgatttttttGACAC
This window encodes:
- the AQP3 gene encoding aquaporin-3, which produces MGRQKDVLAAIEEHLRIRNKLVRQALAECLGTLILVLFGCGSVAQIVLSRGTHGGFLTVNLAFGFAVTLGILIAGQVSGGHLNPAVTFAMCFLAREPWIKLPIYALAQTLGAFLGAGIVFGLYYDAIWAFGSNQLYVTGQNGTAGIFATYPSQHLNTVNGFFDQFIGTASLIVCVLAIVDPFNNPVPTGLEAFTVGFVVLVIGTSMGFNSGYAVNPARDFGPRLFTAIAGWGTEVFWTGKQWWWVPIVAPFLGAIAGVIVYQLMIGCHDEPSPPASEQETVKLANVKHKERV